Part of the Sebastes umbrosus isolate fSebUmb1 chromosome 3, fSebUmb1.pri, whole genome shotgun sequence genome is shown below.
ggtaggctattgctacttttacttaagtaaaggatgaatacttcatccaccactggtGGCATGTAAACACCTTATCCAGGATTCTTAGATGGTGAGAAACAGATGATCAGAAACCTGGACCCAGGGGCGGCTGTAGTTCAGAGAGTGGGTCGACCTTTGACCGCAAAGTTGgcagttcgatccccggctcctactgtctgcatgttgaagtgtccttgagcgagacgctgaaccccaagttgctccactgccctaaatgcttaggatgagttatatgtatgtatgtatatgacaaatgtCATACTGTtagagttttttaaaaaaaagggacatGAATAACCAGGTTTCTCATGTTCCATGTAAACATAGGTAATACTTCATTTttcaggtccgcaaatttcatagtAATTAGGTGAAAATTAGCAAGCAACCTATTTAAAaattctttggaattactgtcaaattaccCGAATATTtgcctcaaaattgatcaaaaatgactttgtttggctgtcGTGACTTGGGAtttgactctggacttttattattactattttatatatattataaacattatttaataattatattccactgtTTCCCAgtaagcagtaataaatagctggtgatttatttaatatatccagaaaaataatacaaagtttTTGTCTGCtgaaaaatagataataattagcaaataacttctttgaaatttctttaaaaattccctgaatcatgacattagctccatgttacatttgtgtagaaaaTAAGTCAAACAATGGTGAtttgagatttgtgcctgatcagaaatgtcttggttttccacctccgatgaagagcagtgcaaagccgcttctcaagcctaagggccctattttaaccatgaTATGCTATtttggaatataattattaaataatgtttatcataaagtaaatttcaatacattttgaaataaatattggGGTTATATGGCAGTAATTCtgaagaaatttcaaataggttacttgctaattatcacctaattaccatgaaatttgtggatctgtaaaatgaagtgttacctcaTCATAATCTGAATAAGCTCTAAACCAGGATAGGCTCAAGAACGGGATACTAACATGCATTTAGACGCACTCATTGATTTTTCCTCTGTTATGTTGTTTGACGGAATAGGCCTGAAGTAAATGACTGAAATGAGATGAAATGGTCTAATTGTATTCCCATTTGACTTCTTGCTTAGCCTATAGACCAGTGCAAACACAATGCTAGAAGGATTACATGACAACAAAGTGATTTCTGTGgtgaaaacatttattaaacaCATATTAACATCCACattattgaaaaaaattcaGACAGACTGTAATTTTCAAATAAATTAGGTTTAAATGCCTGACTGTATTTGTGAATAGGCATTAATCACAATATCAACCTAAGGCATGTATATTGCAGTTTATCACTGTGCTGTGTTATTTCATCACATCAGTGCAGAAGACAGAAAACAGCATCCATGTCTGTAGCCCATAGTTTTCATATAGGCCTCAAGTCCCATGAACTGAATACTATTATCTTTTGTTCCTGTCTATCTGCTCTGCTGGTTTCAACACCAGGCACACAGagagcatttcttttttattcttttcaaGTAAGACTACAAGCAGTCACAGTTCATTTTAAGGCAGTGCAGTTATTGGGCTCAGTTTGAACTGGTGGTGGACCGGGGACTGCAGGCAAGAGGTAGGGAGGGTGAACACAGATGGCTCAAAGTTTTTGGTGTTGAAGGTGGTGTTGAAATCATTGGCAAAAAAGGAGGCAGACTCCGGGGCGCAGGGTGTGGCGGGCTCAGGTGTGGCAGCGTCAGCCGGGGCCGTGGAGAGGACCTCTGACTCAAACTGCAGCAGCTGACCCATGAAACTGAAGTTGGGTGAGATGACTGCGCGGCGCTGCTTGATGACGTCGAAGGCCGCGTCAAGCCGCAGCCGCTGCGTCCTCATGATGTAGGCCATGCAGATGGTAGGTGAGCGGGAGATGCCTGCCTCGCAGTGGACCAGGACCTTTCCACCTGATTGCTTCACATGATctggaaggagaagaagaagaaggggacaAGCCAACGTTAATCATTTGTGGTTACATGGGGGTAAAATTGTTGCACagaaaatttgcattaatttcattatttaaaaaaaataaccatttCAAAATAGAGGCCACGGTGTTGTGtcaggttttattttttgttttgttcgtgtgtgtgtaattgatAATTTTTAAAGTCAAGTTATGTGTTGAAGAGGTTGCAATGAATCAACAATGAGTTTTAAACAGTGAATAATAACAAATGGAAAATCACATTTTAACGGTGTAATCATTGCCTACTCCTAACTCCCACTCACTAATTAATGCAAACATCCATCTagtttctttctctctcgcacacagcagcagcagcagcagcaggacataATGGACAAACATTAACCTTGTCAGTCCACCTCATCTGCAGGTACACAGAAAGGTACACACATCTCATACCAGTTTCGGTTGGGCACCCACAGACACTCGTGAGGCTCGTCTGAATCACAGAGTGCAGCTGCACATGAGCCTTTCTATCTCCCACACTGCTGTGGGGGCGCTGGGTGCTGCTGCTCACTGTGGTACAGAGATGTTTGTCCTAATttagagctgcagcagcagcactcctACACTCGTTCTAATGCCCACACACAGATCTACTTTCTGTCATCTGTATAAGTGTAGCTCACGACACATTTCAAAATTTTGTTAATTCCTAGAAGTACTGCAAACACCTACACGTCTCCTTTTCTGTCGGTCTGTGGTGTGCAAATTCAAGACATATAGTTCCACGAAGTCACTGCAGACGCCCACATGCAGTacacgtctctctctctattaaaTAGAAACATTGAGGGCCACTTCTGTCTGGTCCTGAGAGCCACTGCAGGGGGGGGAAACGAAGACTTGACAGCTTCTCGATAAACCACATGAATGAATCATGAACTTCCCATCTGGAGCGGAGGATGGTGGGGTGACGGCAGCAGTGGGTCAATAATATTTATCACCTCCTCCCTGACTGTACGTCAGCCACCAGATCAAAAGGGTTTCTGATTGCTGATTGATTTGCGTTTGGGGGCCAGCTGGTGATTATTTGTGTGTGCACCGCATTTGGAATAGTTGATACATTTTTGGTGGCCCTCTCTCTGCATGTAGGCTAAGCCTGCCCCCTGGAACAATTTATCAGCCTTATGTAATAATAGACACCTCAAATGTAGACTGCATCCCCAAACAATGCAACAATAGCAGCCACCCAATACCGGTCAGCCAAGCTGCTCGTGGGTGAGTTTCGTCCTTGGTTGTGCCCGGCTATAAATAGCCAAGAGCACATTATGTACatcttttgctgctgctgctgctgctgctattatCCAgcacctctctcctctcctctcccacacactcgctctcctcctctgcaACACATTCACTGCCCCGCTGCCCTCAGGCCCATCAATGATTCCCACCTGCCAGCAACCGATGCTGTCTCATTATGTGTCAGTCAGCTGGCTTTTCCCCTACACCCAACCATCATAaacaacactgtgtgtgtgtgtgtgtgtgtgtgtgtgtgtcagtcagccCCCGAACTCCTCCACCCGGTCATTACTAAACACGGACAGCTCACCCAGTTGTCACACTGACTGGCCACACCCGGCACAGTAAGCCACTGAGATTAGGCCTCGGAGGCGATGACGGCATGGGAGCGTCTTTTTCAAGTAAAgacgggggagggagggagggaggtcgGAAgggggacggggggggggggaagtgaGCAAATCCTGAATGAAAGCAGCCTGGCTGGATATGTCGGTGGAGGATTGAAGGCAGGCGATCAAGTTAAACTGATTATAGCTTACAGCCCTCTATTAGTGAATGGCAGCAGGTGAGAGGCAGTGACCTAAGGGAGCTTAAGACGCAAAAATAAACACACCTATGTATAGGAGACTCCTTGGGGTGATGTCGCACTATAAATATACAGAAGTTGATGTCTTTCCAGGAGAAGACTCCATTTCGGTGGTGGTGTATTTATTCCCCTTCCTAGTTTGAGTGACTGAGCTATTTGGAGTATTGAGCCAGACACAAGGAGCGCAAACCCTGCACCCCCATAAAAGCACAATTCCCTTCAACTCACCAATAAAGTCTATGGCCTCCTGGAAATGGGAGCTGATGTCGGCCATGTGGCTGTCCTCCACCGGGATCCACTTGTAGTCGTAGTGGCCCTTGGCCGGTTGCTGGTCCCTGCGCGACACATTGAGCAAGGCTGTGATGTGAAGGTCGCTGAGATAGTCCTGTCTGGAGGCGTGATAGGCACTACCGAGGTAGAGGAAAGGCAGGATCTCTACGGGTTTAccctgagaggaagagagagagagagagaaagagatgtgaGTCCACATTGTGATTTCACGGCCACCTAACAAGACATAATACTGGACCCCCAAGTCTTGATGCATCTGCTTTAATCCAACCCTGAGAAAAATGGCCACAAAGCCACAACATCCAAACACCTGTCAGCTCAAGAAGCTGCAGAGCAGAACATTATGTCCATCTGCAGACAAAACCGCACACGAATGCACGAATGGATTCCCCCTATTATGTAAACCATTAATAACCCACAATATGTCAACCAGACACAATAGAGTGTTCTTtgagatgtgaagcagcagccacATGCTTTCTATTTGGGCAGCGGAGGAGATAGAAGAAAAGGTCAGACATGAAAGAGTGTTTTTCTCTATGGGGTGTCCTGATGTCAGCTGGGCATCATTGGAGtgatctcactctctctctctttgtaagCCAAATATGGGGAGCAGTGAAGGTCAGAGAATATCATATGTGGCGTTGAGAAAATGTTTTGATGCCAAATATAAATCTCTCTCTGGTGTCAGCAGGAGGTTTTTTGggggataaaaataaaaacaggcagtggatgtgtgtgtgtgtgtgagagtgggaAGTAGGCCTGCTTGTATTGTAAAGGGTGTTTCCATACCTGATCGTAATCTGGTTTGCGGTGAGAAAGCTTCTCGCTGTGGCTGTTTGTGACTCTTTTCTCGGTTTCAGTTCCGCTCTGGTCGATGGTTTTCACCTCTGTGCAAAGTTCAGGGTATTGAGAGTGGAAGTTCTCGTATCctcctgagagagaaagaaagaaagggggaaaaaaccATGAGCTAATAATTCTacctcagaatcagaatcagaatggtgtttattgccaggtgtaagaggtatactctaggaatttgctttggttttgttggtgcaagttaaacagtataataacaaaagaatagataaaaacgttagaataaaataagaataacaaaattgaatttctaccaatatacaatacacaaaataaagaatccccccaacacacacacacacacacacacatcttgtgAAATGGCATCGTTTATACAACATGTCTTATAGCAGCCTGATTATACCTGATTATTATAAGCGCCTAATGAACTACAGGAGAGACTGGTAATCCTTTTACAGAGAGGTGGCAGACGGAAATGAGTGTGTGACCAACACATTATCACGATTTGGTTTTATTTAGCTAACAGAAATGgttcattttaatttctttccttattttttttatgatatgaaTGGAAATCATTGCACCACCAGTTTGCCTGCGTTTCTCTCGCCCTGACTCATCCGCTCCGTTGACGCACGCAGGACATTTATCTCTCCAagaagtgagagagaaaaatgtgGATGTGCTCTCAACACAAGCGAGAAGGATCATGGGGGAAATATGACTTGGCCTTTAAATGTATCTTGACTATATCTTGATACTATATTaggaaaagtaaaataaaatagactATACAGAACATGGGTTAGTCCAAGAAATTTGGAGATCTGAGCTCTGAGAATAAAAAGTGGACTTCTTTATACCCCACTGACTCAAGTTTATGAAGatttacatgaataaatataaatattctaCTACTTTTAAATAAACTAGACATATGGCCTACACCACCTGATGTTAGTTTATTAAAAAGACACTCATAAAAAAGCTAAAATGTGAAAGCTGTAAATCCTTGTGCTGGCTTTCTTATAATTAGACTATCTCTATCCAGGACAGACAAACTGGTTATTTCCCCCTTCTTTTCTGgattataaaaacacataaagctCTCACCTTTCAGGAAGCAGATGTTGGCCCCGCTGGCCAGATGTGAAAGGGTGTTTATTACTATTTGTGCTACACTGTCCTTCTTGAGTTTCTGCCAGTGGGCCGTCCGGTCATCCAGAGCTATGATGGCCGAGATGCTGCCCTCTCGAAGCCGGAGAAGAGAGCTCTCATCCGGGATGACAAACTGCAGAGGCACAGGTCCTCCTCTGGACCTCCGGACCACCACGGAGTTGAGGTTCACATTAACGGATCCTGTGATGTTGGAGTTGGTGAATGAAAGATAAGGTCTGCAATCCACAATAAGGCAGCTCCCACACTCCTTCCTGATGATCTTCCTCAGACGCCGGCAGTCAATGCTGGAGACCTTCATGGTGgagtttgttattgttgtttattattgCGTAAAAAGACTCGAGCTGGATGAACTCCTGAGCGGTGGATAACGAGGACTCCCGTGTGCGTCCGTGTCTATATGTCCTCTAAGGGGATTCCGGCAAGGCAGTTTTATCTGAATGGAACCTCCGGCGCGTGACGTCACGAACCATATATGGACACCGGCGAGGTGTGATCGCGAACAAAAGGACCCGCCCACATTCTATGACGCTACTGTGACTCCGCCCCCTGGTTCTCTGGTAAATAAGGAGAAGCCTACGATActactgcagtgtgtgtttggttcAACTAGTTCAGTCACTGTGTGTCCTCTACCAGCAGTCCTTTCATTTCCATCTTTACAGCCAGAGTGTTTTGATAAGAGACTAACAATACTGGACATCCCCAGgactaaaaaaaatagatgcaaaggTTTTGGAGGGATGCAGAATTACAAATCTCTAtaggaaaaaaatccatagtAATAGAGATGATGTGAATGATGAagaatacaacacacacacacacacacacacacacacatacaggctaTTACAGGAACACCATAAGGATACCATGAATACCACCATCATTTCGTACACCTGTACCTCTGTATCTGCACTTGCTTTGACACCGgaatttccccccggggattaataaaggttcatcttatcttatcttatacaaTAGTCTAAATGAAATAGGGCGACAACAGTAgccattgtttttattatttattcatctgctgtttattttcttgattatgtCTGACtgattatttgtttggtctGCAAAATATCACAAGATAGTGAAAAATTACCCCCTGATGgggacatcttcaaatgtcttgttttgggcTGTTGGTTGTTTCCAACCAACAGCCCAAAATCCAAAAGGTATAACcaattaaacaacaacaacaacaacaacagatgtACTGATCatggtttgttttcttttttttctctccctctctctcttatttGACCCGTGGGGAAGtatgtttttataattaaaGCGGAATAAGAGGAACTATTATGATGACATACCCTATAGGCCCTCCTCTCTATTACTGTCTCACAATCAGCTTTCATCTACCTATACATTTGTTagtacttattttattataatattatgtatTTCCTTTCTTTATGATCATGAttaattacttattattattattattattattattattattattattattattattattattattatcattgttgttTGGGTGTTTGttcttgcttttattttatttttcaatttatttattttattattattacattttgtataTCCTCCCTAAACGTTAGCTGTGTCAGGTAAAAATTCCAGGTCACCAGCCACCATGGCAgatttaagaattttttttttttttttttaagctcttCCTACATTAAAAATGGCCAGGGATTAAAGTctcatgatatattccataattctgcTGTCTGGTAGCACTgacatagatttcagaagtggcagacaaaaagaTTGAATgtccggtagaaatgttcagtgacctacAACAGTAACAAGTgaggaaataaaataatttccaACCCTGCATAAACTCATTA
Proteins encoded:
- the dusp5 gene encoding dual specificity protein phosphatase 5, whose product is MKVSSIDCRRLRKIIRKECGSCLIVDCRPYLSFTNSNITGSVNVNLNSVVVRRSRGGPVPLQFVIPDESSLLRLREGSISAIIALDDRTAHWQKLKKDSVAQIVINTLSHLASGANICFLKGGYENFHSQYPELCTEVKTIDQSGTETEKRVTNSHSEKLSHRKPDYDQGKPVEILPFLYLGSAYHASRQDYLSDLHITALLNVSRRDQQPAKGHYDYKWIPVEDSHMADISSHFQEAIDFIDHVKQSGGKVLVHCEAGISRSPTICMAYIMRTQRLRLDAAFDVIKQRRAVISPNFSFMGQLLQFESEVLSTAPADAATPEPATPCAPESASFFANDFNTTFNTKNFEPSVFTLPTSCLQSPVHHQFKLSPITALP